In the genome of Anaerolineaceae bacterium oral taxon 439, the window AAAGCATGAGGCTGGCGAAGGAGCGCGGCGCGTTTAAAGCAATTCAGGGGTCCGTCTACGATCCGAAGGCTTTGAAATGGACCGCGCCGAAGCCGATCGCGCCGTACCGCTGCGATTTTGGCCGGCCGGCGGTCGATTGGGACGAGATTGCGGCTGAGCTTCGGGAAAACGGGATCCGAAACGCGGCGCAGCTGACGATCGCGCCGACGGGAACGATCGCGACGGTGATCGGCTGCGAAGGGTACGGCTGCGAACCGGTTTTCGCGCTGGCGTATATTCGTCACATGAACGATAACGGGAAGGACGTCCTGCTGACCTACGCCTCGCCGCAGTTCGAAGCGGCGCTGGTCCAGTCCGGGCTATCGGAGGAACAGCGGCAGTCGATCGTCAATCAGGTCATGTCGGAGGGCAGCTGCCAGTCGATCCTGGAGCTTCCCGACGAGATCCGGAATACCTTCGTCGTTTCCGCGGATATTACCGCGGTCGAGCATATCCGTACGCAGGCGGCGCTCCAGGCGTTCGTTGATAACAGTCTGTCCAAAACGGTTAATTTCCCGGCTGGTACGACGGTTGAGGAGGTTGCCGACGCGTATAAGATGGCGTGGAAGCTTGGTTGCAAGGGGACGACGGTGTATATTACCGGATCGCGCGACAAGGTTGTTTTAGAGACGCGGTCGACGATGGAAAAGAAGACGGACGGCGCGGAGGCACCGGACGAGCCGGCGATGCTTGCCGTTCCGGCTGGTGAAGAGGGACAGCAGATGCGCTTGTGGCATGATATTAAGAAGCCGCGTCCGCGCTCCCTTCGTGGCTTTACGTATAAAAGCGATACGCCGATCGGAAAATCGTTTATTACGATTAACGAAAACGGCGGCGACCAGCCGTTCGAGGTTTTTATCAATACGGCCAAAGCAGGATCGGAGACTTCGGCGATTTCGGAGGCGATCGGGCGGCTGATCTCGTATAACCTGCGGATGGCTTCGCCGGTTGAACCGGTTCGGCGGCTGAAGGATATCGCGGATCAGCTTCATGATATCGGCGGCGGTCGTTCGCTCGGTTTTGGCCCCAACCGCGTTCGCTCGCTTCCGGACGGGTTGGCGACGACGCTCCTGGACTATGTCCGCGAGCGGCGCGAGCGGATCGCGGCCGAGGAAGGCTTCCGGACCGCGGCGTCGGGTCCGATTTCACGAGCGGGGGAGACCCGCGAATCCGGGCCTGCCGGCGCGCTGAACGAGGATTCCGCGGGCTTCATGCGGATCGGCGATTTATGCCCTGAATGCGGCGAGGCGTCGGTGATCAACGAGGAAGGTTGCCGGAAGTGTTATAGCTGTGGATATTCTGAGTGCTAAGGAACGGCGCGATTCGTGATAAGTTGGATTGGCCGGGGCGGACGTTCCGATTAATGTTTTCTTAATGTTGAAATAGTTACAAGTCGGGAATCTGTAAGGGATGATGATGTTATACTCAATGCGACAACAACGGCGCGGATGACTGCGCTTTAGGACAAGAAAGGGATCTTATGAAGCTTGTAAAAGAATTTAATCAGTATCTGGCCAATTTAGCCGTCGTTACCTTCAAGCTGCACAACGTTCACTGGAATACGGTGGGGACGCAGTTTGTCCGGGTTCATGAGTACACCGAAGAGCTGTATGACGAAACGTTCGAGTTTTTTGACGCGGTCGCGGAAATTTTGAAAATGAATGACGTCACGCCGGATTCCCGGCTGGCGGATTATCTGAAGAACGCGACGATTTCCGAAGGCGAAAAAACGGTTTTTGACTGCCGCGAAGCTTTTGAGGTGGTGCTGGCCGATCTGAAGGCGCTGCGTGAGGAAGCGAACGCGCTGCGGAACGCCTGCGACGCCGAAGGGTGGTTTACCTCCGCGGCTTTATTCGAGGATCAGATCGAAAGCTACAACAAGCGGATCTGGTTCGTGAAGTCGATTCTGGCGGCTGCGTAAGCGAAAGCGTTTGTGGAATGGCTCGGCCCGCTCTGATGAGGTGCGGGCCGAATCTTTTTATGGGGTCCTTCCGGATCCAGCGGGACGCCGCGGATCCGTTTTATCGGAGTTTCAGCGCAGTGTCCGGGGCAATGGCTCGTTTTTCACAAAACGTCATAACTTAAAACGGATTCACACTTGACAGGATCCGATTAGTTAGGTATAACTAATAGTGTCAATGGCAAACGGATCGTTCGATCGAAAGGCATATCCTGACGATCGGCCGGAATTCATCAGGTAGCTCCTCCCAAGCGAACTGGGTTCCGGATACGGTTCTCCTGAACGCGTGTTTCCCTGACGCGATCAATGACCGCAAATTTTGGGTGCCTCCGATAGTGCGGTTGATATCTTGACATTTTTACTCCCTTTTCTTTAGACCGCTCAGCCTGACGATTCCTGCGTCAGGCTGAGAATTTTAAGCGCCAGTCATGGTTTTCGACGGGCTTTGGCGCTGAGCGTATCGACCCGGAGACGGATGACCGCAACGCCGGAAATCGCGGCCTCGGGAATCGCAGCGGCTTTCCCGTTCACCTGGATCAGGATCGATTCAAGGCCGGCGCGTTTTTCCGCCGGATCGTCGATCAGCTCGATGGATCCGGTCCCGATGATCGAGCGATAGGAAAAACTGTTCCGGCAGGCGATTTCGTGCGGCAGGGCTTCATGATCGCTGTCGATTTCGAAAGCCGCTTTCCCGCCCGGCTTCATGGACCGGATCGCGCGGATTTTTCGCCCATCCGGCGCGCTATGGAAATAGAGTGTCGGCGCGGCTTCGGTTTCCTTCCAGCGATAGCCGTAATTCAGGGGAACGATATACATGCCTTCCTCGTCCTGAAGCCCAAGGCGGCAGACGAGGCTTCGATTCAGGATATCCGCGATTTCGGCGCGGTCTTCGACTTGACGGTCTTTACGGCGCATGGGCGTGGTCATCATGAGCCTCCTGAGCGGGATAAATTTTGGGTTTGCTTCGATGTCTTCTTCATAAAAAAGATTATATCCTTCCGTTTACCGATTGGTCCGGTTGAAAATTAACTCGGATCGGGTATCATTTCAGAGATGAAGCAGACGGACTGTTTGAATATGAATGAATCTCGGTTATTCAGGAACGGAATAAATTAACTATGACGAATCCAGACGCGTTAAATTGCAGCTCAAAATCGTTTTTACTCCGGTTCATCCTTTTTCTTACCGGCTGTGCGGCGGTTTCATGGCTGCTGCTGACGATTCCGCTGGATCGGAACCCCGGTCTGATCGCGCGCCAGAAGCTGATCGTCCTCCCGGCGCTCTTCTTCCTTGCGTTCGCGGCGGCGAAGGCACGCCGCGCGGGGCTGCGGCTGGGTTTGAGCTGGCTGATGTACGCGGCGTTTTTGCTGCCTTTGATCGGGCTCTGGAACTCCGGCAGTTCGGATCAGTATATTTTCGCCGGGTCGATTCCGTTTTCCGACGCGTTTATTCATCGAAACAGCGTGCTGCGCTACCTTTACGGCGGAACGATGGGTCAGAGCTCCGCTGTGCGCCCGTTATCGCTGCTGTTCTACGCGGGAATTCTCTACCTGAGCGGGAATCATTTTTACCTGCTGTACGCGCTGACGGCGGCGGCGATCGCTCTTCTGGCGCTGAACGCGTTTCGGTTGATCGCGCGGCGCTTCGGCCCGGTCGCTGCGGCCGTTTTCTGGGTCCATACTTTTTTCTACGTCCGGCGTTTTATCGGGACGTTCATGACCGAGCCGGTTGCGGTTGCGGTTGGACTGGCGGCGCTGTGCCTGCTGATCGTCGGACTGAGCGAAAAACGGACGGGCGTCCTGATTTTCGGGCTGTCGGCGCTGTCGCTGGCGCTGAACCTGCGTCCCGCCGCAGTTTTGATGCTGGCGACGGCCGGGCTCTGGTTTTACGGCGTTTGGCTCCGGCGCGTCGAGCCCGGACGGTCGTGGCCGGAATGGAAACGGATTTTGATCGCAGGGTTTGCGCTGACGGCGATGCTGCTCCCGGTCTGGCTGAACGGTTTCGCGGGGAAGTGCGTTTACGAGCCCGGGGCGCTGCTGACGAATAATCAGGCGTACGAGATTCTGTACGGCTTATGTTTGGGCGGGAAGGACGCTTATCATGCGATGTTCCGAACGGAGCTGACGACCGCGTTCGGGACCGACGAGGCTTTGCCGCGTCTGCTTGGACTTTGCGCGGCGGAGTTTCGCGCGCGTCCGGAGAATATCCGGATGGCGCTGGAGGCGGTCTGGCTGCCGTACCTGTTTGATCCCGAGCGCGGGTTCTTTTCGTATTTTGACGGCGCGCGTCCGGCGTTCGTCGAAGGTTTTCGTTATGGCCTGATGGCGCTCTGGACGGCGGGGCTTGCGCTTCTCGTCCGGCGCAGGAAAGACGTGGACGCTTCCTTCTGGCTGGCGGCGGTTTTTGGGATTTTTATCTCCCGGTTTATCCTACCGCCGAATTATTTCAGGCTGCGGTACGATGCCGCGACGAACTGGGTGGCCGGATTTATTTTAGCGGTCGGGGCTCAGACCTGTTTCAACGGCTGCGTCCAGCGATGGGTTTTTTCCCGGAGAGAGCGTCCGGCTTTCGAGGCGGAAGCGCAGCGCGCGGAGCGGTGCGCAGCACTGCCATCGGCGCTGTTCCTGGGGGTTTTCGCGTTGATGATCGCCGCGGCGTTGGGACCGTTCCGCGCGTCTCCGGAGCCCGTTCCGGCGAAAAGCGGGCGGCGCTGCGCGGATGGGAGCGAGCCATGGCTGACGCGGATCGAACCGGGAAATTTTGTCGTGCTGCGGAATTATGACCTGCCCCTGCCGCACGCGCCGGCGTATCACCTGAATTACGTCCGGCCGGGGCTGCACGATACATCGGCGAGCGAGACGTTCGAATATACCGACGCGTTTTCCGGCGAGATGACGATTTTCAGCGGGCTGAATCTCGAAACGTTCGATGACCTGACCGTTTTCGCCGATTGGCCGCTTCCGGCGGATTCGGCTGGATTCGTCGAAGTCTGCGGAACGGAGATCGATCCGCCGCTTTACCGCCGGTACCACTATGTCGAAGCGAGCGAAGTCCGGGGCGTAGAGGCTCCCTGATCCCGCGCGGGCCCGGAGCCGTTCCGTTTTCACGCTTTGGAAAATCCGGGCGCAAATTCGGGTACAATAGAAAGCGGGGTAAAAGGGTTTCGGATTCGGGTTCCGCGCTAAAAATTAATCAGTTTTACGATTGACCTTGACCGCCGGGTCGAAATCCTTTATACTATGCTCTTGCACGCTGCGGAAAGGTCTGGGATGCTGGAGCGCGCAGAACGTTATCACGCGCCGACATAGCTCAATTGGCAGAGCAACCGCCTTGTAAGCGGTAGGTCATGGGTTCAAGTCCCATTGTCGGCTCACCCGGTTGTATATTGGTACGTGCGTTTGAAATGATTCGAACGCGCATACGAATCGACAACGGTTCGCAAACGGACGGTTACCCAAGTGGCCAACGGGGTCTGACTGTAAATCAGATAGCAGAAGCTTTCGGAGGTTCGAATCCTTCACCGTCCACTTCAGACGCGGCGTCAGTTCGGCTCTGAGCCGGACGAAACGTCTGAAACCGGGAGGCGGGACGCTTTCCGGATCGGGAACGCCCTCATAGCTCAGTCGGCAGAGCGCAGTCTTGGTAAGACTGAGGTCATGGGTTCAAGTCTCATTGAGGGCTCTTTTAACGAACGGACGTCGAGTCCTTTTTTATTGAGGAGAGAATAAAACATGGCAAAGCAGCATTTTGATCGAACCAAACCCCACCTGAACGTGGGTACGATGGGTCATATCGACCATGGCAAAACGACCTTGACCGCCGCGATCACGAAATATTGCGCGATGCTGGGTGGAGCGGATTTCCGTGCGTACGATCAGATCGATAACGCCCCGGAAGAAAAAGCGCGCGGGATCACGATTAATATTTCGCACGTGGAATATGAGACGAAGAACCGGCATTACGCTCATGTCGACATGCCGGGGCACCGGGACTATATCAAGAACATGATCACGGGAGCGGCGCAGGTCGACGGGGCGATCCTGGTAGTGGCGGCGCCGGACGGCCCGATGCCGCAGACGAAGGAACACGTCCTGTTAGCGCGACAGGTAGAAGTTCCGTCGATCCTGATCTTCCTGAACAAGACGGACCAGATGGACGATCCGGAGCTGCTGGAGCTGGTGGAGATGGAGCTGCGGGAGCTGCTGAATTCGTACGGGTTCCCTGGAGACGAAACGCCGATTATCCGGGGCTCGGCGCTGAAGGCGCTGGAGTCGACGTCGACGGACCCGAACGATCCGGTGTACAAGCCGATCGCCGACCTGATGGACGCGGTCGACACGTTCGTAAAGGAACCGCAGCGGGAAACGGACAAGCCGTTCATGATGCCGATCGAGGACGTGTTTTCGATCAAGGGTCGGGGGACGGTCGTGACGGGCCGCGCGGAACGGGGTATCATCAAGGTCGGGGATCCGGTTGAGATCGTCGGGCTGCGCGAAAAGAGCATGAGCTCGGTTTGCACGGGCGTCGAGATGTTCCATAAGATCGTGGACGAAGGTCAGGCGGGGGACAATCTGGGATTGCTGCTGCGGGGGATCGAGCGGACGGACGTGGAGCGAGGCATGGTCGTATCGAAGCCGGGATCGATCAAGCCGCATACGAAATTCAAGGCGAGCGTGTACGTCCTGAAGCGCGACGAAGGCGGACGGCATAAGCCGTTCTTCAACGGGTATCGGCCGCAGTTCTACATCCGGACGATGGACGTGACGGGCGTGATCACGCTGCCGGCGTCGGTAGAAATGGTGATGCCCGGGGACAACGTCGAGATGGAAGTCGAGCTGATTATCCCGGTAGCGCTGGAACAGGGATCGAAATTCGCGATCCGCGAAGGCGGGCTGACGGTTGGCGCCGGCGTGATCACCGAAATTATCGCGTAAATGATATTGAGACGCGCTGAAAGAGAACGGAAATGGCTTCAAAACGTAAAGATGTTCGCCCGGTGATTACCTTCGCGTGCACCGAATGCAAAGAGCGGAATTATGTTTCCGAGAAGAATCGCCGGAACGATCCCGGTCGGATGGAAATCAGCAAGTTCTGCCCGCGCTGCCGGAAGCACACGCTGCACCGCGAATCGAAGTAAAGATGGGTTTTTCCATACCCGGGGCGTTCTTCGTTCCGGGTATCTCAGGTGAATAGCTCAATTAGGCAGAGCGCCTGTCTCCAAAACAGGAGGTTGTGGGTTCGATTCCTGCTTCACCTGCTCGAAAAAGCAGCGCCGCTTGAAACAGAGCGGCGCTTATTTCCTTGAAATACCGGCGACCGATAGACGAAGGAGATCTGAAGAAAATGGCTACGGATAAGAAAACTGAATCAGCGGCGAAATCGCCCGTAAAAAAAGACGCCCAGAAGAAGAAGCCGTCCCGCGTGGAGAAATGGTGGAATGAAACGCTCGGCGAGCTCCGCCGCGTTACCTGGCCGACGAAGGATGACGCGATTCAGATGACGAAAATCGTGCTCGTCGTCGTTTTCGCCATGGCGGCGTTTCTTGGGGTTGTTGACTTCGTATTTTCGGAGCTTTTCAGGTTGATTATCAGCTGATCCATCCTGTCAGGAAGTTGGAGAAAATATGGAATCTTACGATATCGAGCTTTCGAACTCGGGAACTGGATCGGACCCTTTAAGCGAGGCGTTCAGCGCTAAGGAAGGAAGAGCGCGCGAGGCGAGCGCGAAAAAAGCCAGAGCGTCGGCTCAGGCTTCGGCTAAAGCCTCGAAGAAGGGCGCCGAAGAACCGGAACAGGTCGAAGCGACCCACGAGCGCGGCTGGTTCGTGATCAATTGCTACTCCGGATACGAGAAAAAAGTCCGGAAAAACCTGTCGCAGCGGATCGAGTCGATGGGCATGAAAGAGTACATCTTTGATATCGTCGTTCCGACGCAGGAGGAAATCGAAGTCAAAGACGGAAAACGCGTCACGATCGACCGCCTGATTTTCCCCGGCTATCTGCTCGTGAATATGATCCTGACGGAGGAGTCCTGGTTTATCGTTCGGAATACCCCGGGCGTGACCGGCTTCGTTGGGATGGGGAACCAGCCGACTCCGCTCCGGCAGGAAGAGGTCAACGGAATTATCAAGCGCATGGAAGCGCAGGCGCCGGTCGTCAACGCGAATTTCAAGCTTGGCGAGAAAGTCCGGATCATTGACGGGCCGTTCAACGATTTCCGCGGCAATATTGCCGAAATCGACATGGAAAAGACGAAGGTCCGCGTCATGGTCAATTTTTTCGGACGCGAAACGCCGGTCGAGCTCGACTTTTTGCAGGTTGAGAAGTGCTGATCGGAAGGTGTGGATAGGAGGTTCGGCGACGAACTTCTGATGATCATGTGGAAGGGCTTCGGTCCGCTACTACCACGAGGAGAAAAGAATGGTAAAAAAGATTAAAGCAGTCGTCAAGTTGAATTTGAACGCCGGCAAGGCGAATCCGGCGCCGCCGGTCGGGCCGGCGCTGGCGGGCCATGGGATCAATATCATGGCTTTCTGTAAGGAATATAACGCCCGGACGCAGAATCGCGTCGGCGAAGTTATCCCTGCGGAAATTACCGTTTTTTCGGACGGTTCGTTTACGTTCGTATTGAAAACGCCGCCGACAACATTCCTGATCAAGAAAGCCTCTGGCCTTGAAAAAGGGTCGGGTCTGGCGAGCAAGGGCAAGGAAGGCAAGATCACGCGCGCGCAGATCCGCGAAATCGCTGAAACGAAATTCAACGACACGAACGCCGTCGATATCGAAGGGGCGATCCGCCAGATTGAAGGCAGCGTCCGCAACATGGGAATTCAGATCGTTGACTGATCAGGAACGGTGGGAGAGGCGCAGCCTCGACAGGACCACAAGGAGAAAAAATGGCAAAACATGGTAAGAAATTTACAGACGCGGCGAAAAAAGTTGATCGCAGCGTTTATTACAGTCCGCGTGAAGCGGTCGCGTTAGCGAAGGATACGTCGACGACGAAGTTCGACTCCACGATCGAGATCCATATCAATACGTCGCTGGATCCGCGTCAGGCGGATCAGCTCGTCCGCGACGTCGTCGTTCTCCCGAACGGCCTCGGCAAGTCGGTCCGCGTCCTCGTTTTCGCCCAGGGCGAAGGGGTCGCGTTAGCGAATGAAGCCGGCGCGGATTACGTCGCTGATTCTGAGGACTGGATCAAGAAGATCCAGGATGGCTTTACCGATTTCGACGTCGCGATCGCGACGCCGGACATGATGGCGAAGGCCGGGCGGTTGGGACGCGTTCTCGGTCCGCGCGGCCTGATGCCGAACCCGAAGGCCGGGACGGTCGTTCCCGCCGCCGAGCTCCCGCGCGTGATCAGGGAAGCGAAAGCCGGCCGCGTTGAGTTCCGTCTCGATAAATCCGCGAATCTCCATGCGCCGATCGGGAAATCTTCCTTCCCGGTCCAGGCGCTCTACGAGAACCTGCAGGCGTTCATGGAAGCCGTCCGCAAGGCGAAGCCCGCCGGCGCGAAGGGCGCGTACATCCGCCGGGTGACGCTGACCTCGACGATGGGCCCCGGCGTCCGCGTCGACGCGTCGCAGGCGCAGTCGATGCAGAATTATTCGGAATAAAAAAGATCCGATTTTAGGAAATCATTGCCGTTGGCAGACCCCGGAACCGCAGGCGAGGGGGTCTGCCAACGGTTTTTCATTTTCAGAGTCCTGAAAGTCGGAAGTTTCGGGCGAATATGATTAAAGCTTTTTCCTGACTAAACAATATCCGATCCCTTGAGGATGGTACGAAAAATAGCGTCTGATGACGTGAAAGCCGGGGTTTTCCCCGGTTTCCACAAAAAAAAAACACCTGCGTAAAAAGTCAGCGTCTGAAGCGGATCATTCCAGAAGACGCTTATTCGCACGGATGACGATATGACCCGTTTCACCGCCGAAGTACGTCGTCGCCGCTGATGGTGATGTCGCTGGCCGTGCCGCCGATGCCCGCGGCTGTCAGGCTGCCGTTATTGTTGGCATCGCTGGCGGTCAACTCGCCGTCATTGTTTGTCTCCAACCCGGCATGGCCGTCGCCGCCTTGCAGCGTGTTATCGCCGTTCAGCTCGATGTTCACGTTCCCCTCGCCGTTGGTGGAAACCGCTGCCTCGTCCCCGCCGCTGGCGTCGATGTTCAGGTTCTCGAACGCCACGTTTGCGGTCTGGCCGACTTCTGCGTTGATGGCGACGGTGTTGGTGTCAGACGATCCGGTGATCGCCGGGGCATCGTCTGGAACATCAACCTGCGTTCCCTGTGTAACGGTTTGCCCGCCGCCCTCGGCGTTGACCGCAATATCTCCGTTCGCGATGTTCCAGTCCCCGGCGAAGACCGGCGTAAGCTGACCTGCCGGCAACAAAAAAGCGCTGAGCGCTGAAAAACCCCTTCGCTTCTCATGTATAAAACCTCTCTTTCGTATTTCATCGGTCCGTCCTGGACGGCGTGAATACAGGTGTACGGCGAAGGGTGCGCCGGCCTAATGATCCGCTGTTGATTTTATGACGCCGAATACATCTGATACCTGCTCTTTTTATCAGAGAACAGTCGACTTTGGCAGGGAGATCCGGGGAAATCCTGCGCTCTCCGGCGCAAATCCGTTCGTCACGTCCCCTCGCGTTTTTGGGAAGTTTCGTGTATAATATTTCCGTTCTCTGAAGACAGCCGGTGCCCGGGAAAGGGCTTAATATCCTGCCGAGGTGAATGACATAAGCGTTTACGCATCCCGCGTTGTCTGGAACTGCGCGGAGGTTGCGGCCACGACATGAACGTCTTTACCTTGCTGACCGGTTGAGACGTTTTTTATTGAAATTTTACGGGAAGGAGGAATTGAACCTTGGCCTTTACTAAATCTGAGAAAAGCGCGATGATGGACGGGTATCGGGAAATGCTCGATCGATGCCAGGCGATCTTCGTGCTCGAATACTCGAAGATGGACATGCCCGTGATCGACCGGATCCATAAGCAGGCCCGGGAAGCGGGCGGCGAACTGCATGTCGTCAAAAATACGCTTTTCACGAAAGTCGCGGAAGAAATTGGTTATACGATGACCAGCGATATCAACGTCGGTACGTCGTTCGTCGGGTTCGCGTTCAGGGACGCGGCCTCGTTAGCGAAAGTGATCACCGATATCGCGAAGGACGAGGCGTTTAAGATCAAAGGCGGCTATCTCGATAAAGCGTTCCTGAACGTGAAAGAGATCAAAGCGTTGTCCGACCTGCCGCCGCTTCCGGTCATGCGTGCGAAGCTGCTCGGGACGATCCTGGCGCCTGCGTCGAAACTCGTTCGGACGATCAACGAGCCGGCGCGTTCGCTCGCCGCTGTCGTTCAGGCACATGTCCAGGCAGAGTCTCCCGCTAAGCCGCCGGACGTTGGGATAAATTGCCTCCCGGTCCTTTAAAAAACGGCGAGGGAGAAGGATCGGCGGACGATCCGTCCGCCAACGATCGAATAAAAAAATTGAAAAACGCAGGAGTTTTTTATCATGGCTGATATCGCTAAATTAGTTGAAGACCTGAGCGCGCTGAGCGTTCTCGAAGCTGCCGATCTGGTTAAGGCGTTGGAAGAAAAATGGGGCGTTTCCGCCGCCGCGCCTGTCGCCGCCGTTGCCGTCGCCGGTCCGGCCGAAGCCGCTGCCCCGGTCGAAGAAGCGACCGAATTCGATGTTGTTATCAAGGACGCTGGCCCGAAGAAGATCGACACGATCAAAGTCGTCCGCGCGCTGACCAGCCTCGGCCTCGTTGAAGCCAAGCAGATGGCCGAAACCGCCGGATCGAAGGTCCTGACCGCCGTCAGCAAAGACGCGGCCGCCGACGCTAAGAAGAAGCTCGAAGACGCCGGCGCCTCTGTCGAGGTCGTCCCCGCCGCGTAAGTTCCGCGTCAGGGTCCTGAAAAGAAGGCCGTTCGCCTGTTTCGCAGTGCGGGCGGTTTTTTTTATGGGCGCGCCGGACATCGCGAAAACCGTTTACAATTGTCTCAGGAGCGATGAGAAGATGAGACCGATGATGACAGTCCGGCGGAGTTCGGTCTTTCCGGCTTCCGCGGATGAAATTTTCCGGCGGCTTCAGCGGCTTGATACGCTGCAATATATCGCGGCTCCACTGGCGACCTTCTCTCCGACCGGCGAGACGCCGCCGGACGGTGAGCTGCGCTGGGAGGCGGGAAAGACGTTCGCTTTCAGGCTGCGCCTTTTCGGGGTCATCCCGTTGGGGGACCATGTGATCCGCGTTCTTGAATTTGGCGATCGTCCTTACGCGATCTTCACGCGCGAATCGAACCCGTCCGTCCCCACCTGGAACCACAGGATCGAGCTTTCCGCGCTGGACGCGGATCGGACGCGGTATACGGACGACGTCGAAATCGGCGCCGGCTGGAAAACGCCGTTGATCTGGCTCTGGGCCTGGTTCTTCTATGGCCACCGTCAGCGGAAATGGATCCGTATCCTGACACGGGAGCGTTAAGCGGCGGGCTCCCGGAACGAACGCCTGCTTTTTTCTCTTTTCGCGCTGCGGGTCCCGGCTTTCGAATACCGGGCTGAATTTCATGAGGATATCGAGGTGAAAACGCTATGCAGTATTTTCCGTTTGGCATGTGGAAAAGTCCGATCGACGACCAGCGCTATATCCGCGCGGGCGGCCGTCTTCAGCAGCTTCAATTCGGTCGGAACGGTTCGCTTCTGATTACGGAGGCGAAGGACGACCGAAGCTTATATCTGTATGACGGGGCCGAGGGAAAGCGCCGGTTGAACGGGG includes:
- a CDS encoding ribonucleotide reductase, with the translated sequence MGKSELTAIPPLPEGLPRIELSDNSIQVLRKRYLRRGANDEPVETVDEMFWRVAYNIAAVEANYGGGVIDRAKQFYSLMTTRKFFPNSPTFTGAGTPLGQLAACFVLPISDDMGKKSTGIFQTLRDAALIQQTGGGNGFSFSRLRPKGMIVRSSAGKATGPVGFLRVYDHAFNEVAQGGSRRGANMAVLRVDHPDIEEFVTCKTSENAITNFNLSVAMTDDFMRAVEADADWNLVYPDLTAPDFPADFDGDVSDALKAGLPVRVFKTLRARELFDLIVTQAHHNGEPGVLFVDAANRENPIPNLYRLESTNPCGEQWLGPYENCCLGSINLARHGKEDGSIDWAALRESVQTATRFLDDVIDANAYVPAVPQLRTAALTARRIGLGIMGLADMMYMNRIRYGSDEGQEFAAQVIEFIRFHTMKESMRLAKERGAFKAIQGSVYDPKALKWTAPKPIAPYRCDFGRPAVDWDEIAAELRENGIRNAAQLTIAPTGTIATVIGCEGYGCEPVFALAYIRHMNDNGKDVLLTYASPQFEAALVQSGLSEEQRQSIVNQVMSEGSCQSILELPDEIRNTFVVSADITAVEHIRTQAALQAFVDNSLSKTVNFPAGTTVEEVADAYKMAWKLGCKGTTVYITGSRDKVVLETRSTMEKKTDGAEAPDEPAMLAVPAGEEGQQMRLWHDIKKPRPRSLRGFTYKSDTPIGKSFITINENGGDQPFEVFINTAKAGSETSAISEAIGRLISYNLRMASPVEPVRRLKDIADQLHDIGGGRSLGFGPNRVRSLPDGLATTLLDYVRERRERIAAEEGFRTAASGPISRAGETRESGPAGALNEDSAGFMRIGDLCPECGEASVINEEGCRKCYSCGYSEC
- a CDS encoding DNA starvation/stationary phase protection protein produces the protein MKLVKEFNQYLANLAVVTFKLHNVHWNTVGTQFVRVHEYTEELYDETFEFFDAVAEILKMNDVTPDSRLADYLKNATISEGEKTVFDCREAFEVVLADLKALREEANALRNACDAEGWFTSAALFEDQIESYNKRIWFVKSILAAA
- a CDS encoding translation elongation factor Tu; translation: MAKQHFDRTKPHLNVGTMGHIDHGKTTLTAAITKYCAMLGGADFRAYDQIDNAPEEKARGITINISHVEYETKNRHYAHVDMPGHRDYIKNMITGAAQVDGAILVVAAPDGPMPQTKEHVLLARQVEVPSILIFLNKTDQMDDPELLELVEMELRELLNSYGFPGDETPIIRGSALKALESTSTDPNDPVYKPIADLMDAVDTFVKEPQRETDKPFMMPIEDVFSIKGRGTVVTGRAERGIIKVGDPVEIVGLREKSMSSVCTGVEMFHKIVDEGQAGDNLGLLLRGIERTDVERGMVVSKPGSIKPHTKFKASVYVLKRDEGGRHKPFFNGYRPQFYIRTMDVTGVITLPASVEMVMPGDNVEMEVELIIPVALEQGSKFAIREGGLTVGAGVITEIIA
- a CDS encoding 50S ribosomal protein L33 — encoded protein: MASKRKDVRPVITFACTECKERNYVSEKNRRNDPGRMEISKFCPRCRKHTLHRESK
- a CDS encoding preprotein translocase subunit SecE, with translation MEKWWNETLGELRRVTWPTKDDAIQMTKIVLVVVFAMAAFLGVVDFVFSELFRLIIS
- a CDS encoding transcription termination/antitermination protein NusG; its protein translation is MINCYSGYEKKVRKNLSQRIESMGMKEYIFDIVVPTQEEIEVKDGKRVTIDRLIFPGYLLVNMILTEESWFIVRNTPGVTGFVGMGNQPTPLRQEEVNGIIKRMEAQAPVVNANFKLGEKVRIIDGPFNDFRGNIAEIDMEKTKVRVMVNFFGRETPVELDFLQVEKC
- a CDS encoding 50S ribosomal protein L11 encodes the protein MVKKIKAVVKLNLNAGKANPAPPVGPALAGHGINIMAFCKEYNARTQNRVGEVIPAEITVFSDGSFTFVLKTPPTTFLIKKASGLEKGSGLASKGKEGKITRAQIREIAETKFNDTNAVDIEGAIRQIEGSVRNMGIQIVD
- a CDS encoding 50S ribosomal protein L1, translating into MAKHGKKFTDAAKKVDRSVYYSPREAVALAKDTSTTKFDSTIEIHINTSLDPRQADQLVRDVVVLPNGLGKSVRVLVFAQGEGVALANEAGADYVADSEDWIKKIQDGFTDFDVAIATPDMMAKAGRLGRVLGPRGLMPNPKAGTVVPAAELPRVIREAKAGRVEFRLDKSANLHAPIGKSSFPVQALYENLQAFMEAVRKAKPAGAKGAYIRRVTLTSTMGPGVRVDASQAQSMQNYSE
- a CDS encoding 50S ribosomal protein L10; this translates as MAFTKSEKSAMMDGYREMLDRCQAIFVLEYSKMDMPVIDRIHKQAREAGGELHVVKNTLFTKVAEEIGYTMTSDINVGTSFVGFAFRDAASLAKVITDIAKDEAFKIKGGYLDKAFLNVKEIKALSDLPPLPVMRAKLLGTILAPASKLVRTINEPARSLAAVVQAHVQAESPAKPPDVGINCLPVL
- a CDS encoding 50S ribosomal protein L7/L12; amino-acid sequence: MADIAKLVEDLSALSVLEAADLVKALEEKWGVSAAAPVAAVAVAGPAEAAAPVEEATEFDVVIKDAGPKKIDTIKVVRALTSLGLVEAKQMAETAGSKVLTAVSKDAAADAKKKLEDAGASVEVVPAA